CGTCGTCAAGGATGGCGTGAGCCTCTCGCCGGAGGGACGCAAGGTCTTCGCCCCCCTTACTGTGCTCGAGAACCTTGATATGGGCGCCTTTCCGCTCTCCGATAGGGCGGGTATAGAAAAGCAGAAGGAAGAGGTCTTCGATCTCTTCCCGCGTCTGCTCGAGCGTAAGGATCAGTACGCCGGGACGCTGTCGGGAGGAGAGCAGCAGATGCTCGCGATCGGCCGCGCGCTGATGGCGAAGCCTCGCGTCCTTCTTTTAGACGAGCCGTCGCTCGGGCTTGCGCCTATCATCATCAACGAAATCTTCAAAGAGCTGACACAGGTCAACAGGCAGCTCGGCATGACGATACTGATAGTCGAGCAGAACGCGAAAAAAGCGTTGCAGCTTTCGCAGCGCGCCTACGTCATACAGACCGGCAGAATCGTGATGGAAGGAAGATCCGAGGAGCTGCTGCACGACCCGGAGATAGAAGCAGCCTACCTCGGAGGGAAAAAGAAATAAGCGCGCGTAGCTCATACCTATGTCGTCTTTTAACAAGAAAAAGAGCGCCGAAATGGTTCAAAGCGCTCTTTTTCTTGTTTAATAGAGCTAAAATTTTTATATCGCTGTGAATGATTACCTGATAGTGAATGCGTGGTATACTTTATCGACCGGCGGAAAGCGGCAGGAATGCAGGTGCTTTCGCACGTGGGGCAGATAAAACGTTCTCTTTTGGTATGCGCGAAAGGAGCGGTAGTTGTGGATTTTGATTCTGCGCCTGTAATAATCGTTGATTGGAGTGCGCGGTTTTGCTGAATGAGGAGCGGATGCAGTTGGCGGAAATGAAAGCAGACAGCGCTCAGGTGCTGGCCGCAAGGGGCGTTGTGAAAAATTTTGGCGGCATTCGCGCTTTGCGCGGCGCTGAAATTGCCGTAAACGCCGGCAAAATTGTTGACGTCATAGGCGACGGCGGCAATGTAGGACAGTTCGATGGCTATAAATAAAGAGGGGCGCCCCAGCTTTCTGGTCGAAAGCTGCCTGCTTGCCTTCGGACTGCCTTCTGTAGGCGAAGTGGAGCTTGCCCGTGAATGGGAGGCGGCAGGCTCAGGGGATGCTCTCATATGCTGGTTGGAAGACGGTGAGATCGTCGTCGGTACTATAGAGAGATTCCTTTCCTTCCGCTCAGGCGCCCCAAGGTACAAATTTTCTTCCGACTCACTGGAACGGGCGCTGAAAGACAGGCTGTCAGGCGCGCTGACGGCATCAGCGACTATGGAGGCATGTCGCCGCTTCTCTGTTTCGTGCGCCGTATCCTGCGGTATAGGCGGCATAGGCGATGTAAAAGGCGAAGAAGTCTGCTCAGACCTGTCTATGATAAGAGATTCCGGCGTCGTCCTGATCTGCACGTCGCCTAAAGATATGCTGGACATAGAAGCGACCGTCGGATGGTTGCTGCGGGAAGGCGTCCGTGTTCTTGGAGACGGCGGCGATGTCTGCACCGGTTATGTCTTTAACGGACGGCCCGTACGTTTGAGCGGCAGCTGGCGCGGCGGAGACCTTCGTCCGCCTCTGTTGCTTCTGCGCGGCATCGCGGCCGATAAGCGTATGCAGGACGAAGAGATATTAAAGCGTGCGGTCTGCGAAGCAAAAGAGGCCGAACGGCGGGGCGGTTACTTCCACCCGGCCGCCAACGCAGCGCTCGACAGGCTCTCCGGAGGCTATTCGTCGCGGTTGCAGCTCGCTTCCTTGTTGGATAACATCAGATTTGCAGCAAAGCTTGAGCTCAACTTATGAATAAGTAAGGTAGAGACGGAAAAAGTCGAGAAACTCCCTTACTTTTCACGCTTGATTTACAGAAATCTGTCTGAAATTAAGAGATTTTGTGTAACGCACGATCGGCAACTACATTTGCGCACGGTATTTGCATTTTTTTTGATTTGTGTTACAATTTAAATGCTAATTTCAGAGGGAACATCTGGAAGAGTGGGTTTGCCCACTCTTCTTTTGTTACTGGGGGCGGTTTTTTGGAGAAAGGACTATATGACGGTGTGAAGGAGGAGCTGCGGGCCCGCGTTGAGGCGCTTGGGTACGAGTGCGCCGGCGTCGAGCTCGTTTCCGAGGCCGGTGCGGACATCCTGCGGGTCTACCTTGAAATGCCCGGGGGCGTCGATACCGGGGACTGTGAGACCGTCTCGCGCGAGCTGAGCGCCTATCTTGACACGATAGAGGATAAATTGCCGGAGCATTACCTGCTTGAAATAAGCTCTCCGGGAATCGAGCGCTCTCTCTTCAATGCCGCGGATTACGTGCGCTTCGCCGGTAAAGCCGCGAAAATTTACCTCAGGAAGCGTGGAGAGAGCGCCGAGGGGATTCTCGGGGGCATAACTCCAGAAGACGAAATAATGATAGAGACATCCGACGGCCAGCGGAAAATTCCGATCGGAGAGATAAAGCGCGCTCATCTTATCTGCGCCCCGCAGAAGGGGCAGAAAAAATCCTTCAGAAAAATTCCCAAAAAGAAAAAATAAACGGCAGTTTGAAAGGGGAAAAACGGAAAAATGAAACTTGGAAACGATTTTAAAAGAGTCCTCCGGCAGATCGAGGAGGAGAAAGGGCTATCGGAGGAGATAATAGTTTCGAGCCTTGAAATGGCGATGGTATCGGCATATAAGAAATTCAAGGGCGGCAACCATCAGACCGAGGTCTATATCGATATCGAAAATGGAGAGTTCACACTTTACGAGGTCTACGAGGTAGTCGAAGAGGTGAGCAACCCGGATGCCGAGCTGACGCTCGAAGAGGCGAAACGGCGCGGCTACAGCGACGTCGAGGTCGGCGATTTCATCCACGTCGAGGTTTTCCCGGAAGATTTTGGACGCATCGCGGCGCAGACGGCGCGCCAGGTCATCATCCAGAAGCTGAAGGACGCGGAGCGCCAGGTCGTCTACGAGCAATTCGCCGACAAGATCGGCAACGTTATAGCCGGCACGATATTCAAGGCCGAGGGCGATCAGATACTCATTCGCCTGAACGACAAGACGGAAGCTATCATGCCGAAGGAAGAAAAGATTCTCGGAGAAAAGTACATCACAGGTAGCCTGAAAAAATTCTATCTGCTCGATGTCCGTCAGACTACGCGCGGCCCGCGAATCATAGTGTCGCGCACGCATCCCGGACTGCTGCGCAGGCTGCTCGAGGTGCAGGTGCCGGAGATAAAGGACGGCATCGTGGAGATACGCAACATTGTCCGCGAGGCCGGAACGCGCGCGAAGATCGCGGTCTCCTCCCTCGACGTCAACGTCGAGCCGCTCGGCGCGTGCGTCGGTAAGCAGGGGCAGCGCATCCGTGCGATAAGCGACGAACTTGTAGGCGAAAGGATCGACATCATCGTCTACAACAGCGACCCTCTGAAATATATCACTAACGCGCTATCGCCTGCGAAGATCGTCCGCATCGAACCGCTGCTCGACCAAGACCGCTCGGTGACCGTCTACGTGCGCCCGGATCAGCTCTCGCTCGCGATAGGCAAGACCGGCCAGAACGTTCGCCTCGCGGCGCGCCTCACCGGCTGGAAGATCGACATCAAGGTCAAGGAAGAAGAGAAGCTGCCGACGATGAAGGACCTCTTCATGGACATATCAGATATAGAGGCTGATAAGCCGACGGCCGTCGACCTTTTTGAAGATCTGCCCAAGGAAGGACCTAAGAAAAAGAAAGGCAGGAAAAAATAGCCGGCATGGCTAAGCTCGACCATGCACAAACTGCAAAAAAACGGCGCCCGCGCACCTGTGTAGGCTGCGGCGAGGAGTCGCCGAAGCGCGAGCTTCTGCGCGTCGTAAGGGGTACGGACGGCGCGGTCCGCTACGATTCGACGGGCAAGGCGAACGGCCGCGGCGCGTACGTCTGCGCGCGGCGCCAATGCGTCGAAGCCGCGAAAAAGAAAAAGTCTTTTTCGCGCGCGCTGAAGGCGGAAGTCCCCGACGACCTTTTCGACGCGCTGCTTGAGAGGTGCTGCGAAGATGGCTGAGCCGTCGGCCGCGGCGAAAAAAGCTCTCAGCCTGCTTGGACTCGCGCGTGGGGCGGGCGCGCTCTTCATCGGGCAGGATAAGATCGCGGAGGCTCTGAGAGGTGGCGGAGAACTGGCGGTATTCGTGACGGAGGACGCCGGAGGCGGCGCGATGCGCAAATTTCTTGCCGCCGAGGAGAGGGGAAGGCTGAAAATATATAAGTTAAAAAATACCGGAAGGGCGCTTCTGGGGAAGAGTCTCGGGGTGGGCGCGGCCCAGGCCGCGGCGCTCCCGGCCGGAAGCGGTTTTGCGGAAAAGATAATAGCTGTATTGAATGAGGACAGGAGGAGTGATGCCGATGAGTAAAATCAGAGTATACGACCTCGCCAAGATGCTTGAGAAGAGCAGCGGCGAAATGGTGGAGATACTTAAAAATTTAAATGTGGAAATAAAATCTCATATGAGTTCTATAGAAGAGGAGCTTGTTCCAATGGTGGAGAGTTTCCTGAAAGAGGAAAAAGAGGCCGCAGCTAAGCCCGCTGTGGAGGAAGCACCGGCTTATCCTATCGTCTATGTGCATGAAGGCGCTTCCGTCGCCGACGTGGCGGCGCTCGCCGGCGAAAGGCCGGGAAGCGCCGTAAAGGTGCTGATGATGGGAGGGCTGATGATGCCGGCCTCCACAGCTGTGGATGAAAGGGCGCTGAGAATTCTCGGCAGGACCTTCAAGAAAAACTTCGTGTTCGGCGAAGCGGAGGAGAAGGAAGCGGAAGAGCCCGCGGCGGCCGCGGGAGTCGAGGCCGAAGCCGTCGTTAAGGAGCAGCTGAAGGCGCGTCCGCAGGGCGGCAAAAAGGCGAAAGAGAAAGGCAAGAAGAAAAAGCGGCTGAGTGAGGGTGAAGCGCCGCGTCCACCCATCGTCACGGTGATGGGGCACGTCGACCACGGAAAGACGACTCTGCTCGACAACATCAGAAAGACCCACGTCACGGAGAGAGAGGCCGGCGGCATAACGCAGCATATAGGGGCGTCGCGCGTCGACTACAACGGAAACACTATCGTATTCCTCGACACTCCGGGACACGAGGCTTTCACGGCGATGCGCGCGCGCGGGGCCCAGGTCACGGACATCGCGATACTCGTAGTCGCGGCCGACGACGGGATCAAGCCGCAGACGATCGAAGCGATGAATCACGCGAAGGCGGCCGGCGTGCCGATAGTGGTGGCGGTGAACAAGATAGACAAGCCCGAAGCGAAGCCGGAGCGCGTGCGCCAGCAGCTCTCCGATTACGGCCTCGTTCCCGAGGAGTGGGGCGGCGACACTATTATGGTCGACGTTGCGGCGAAAAAGGGTACGAACGTCGACGAGCTGCTCGAAATGCTGCTGCTCGTCGCCGAGATGCAGGAGCTCAAGGCCGACCCGAACGCGGCGCCCTCCGGAACCGTCATCGAGGCGAACCTCGACAAAGGCAAGGGGCCGGTTGCCACCGTGATAGTGCAGGAGGGCACTCTGCGCCGCGGCGACATAATCCACACGGGCTCGGCGTGGGGCAAGATACGTGCGATGATAGACGACAAGGGCAATACGGTCAGCGAAGCCGGCCCGTCGATGCCGGTCGAGATTCTCGGCCTCGAAAGCGTGCCGCAGCCCGGAGAAAAATTCACCACGCTCTCGACAGAGCGCGAGGCGCGCGATCTTATATCGCAGAGCGAATTCGAACGCCGCGAAACGGATTTTGGCAAGGCGAAGCGGCTGACGCTCGAAGAACTGTACGAAAAGATGCAGACGGAAGAGATCCCGCAGCTGCGCATAGTCCTCAAGACCGACGTCCAGGGCTCCCTCGAAGCGTTGCATTCGTCGCTTATGAAGATGAGCACCGATTCCGTTTCGATAAACGTCGTCCACGAAGGCGTCGGCAGGATATCCGAATCCGACGTCATGCTCGCGTCGGCCTCCAACGCGATAATAATCGGCTTCAACGTCCGCCCGGACGGCAACGCGAAAAGGGTTGCCGAGAACGAGGGCGTGCAGATAAGGCTCTACCAAGTCATCTACGACATGCTCGACGACGTCAAAGCCGCCATGGAGGGCATGCTCGCCCCCGAGCTGCGCGAACACACGCTCGGACAGGCCGAGATACGCGAGATATTCCGTGTGCCGAAGGTCGGCAACATCGCAGGCTGCCGCGTTACGGAGGGGCTTGTGCGCAGGAGCGCGAAGGTGCGCCTGATACGCGACGGCGTAGTCTTCTGGAGCGGAGACCTTTCGAGCCTCAAGCACTTCAAGGACGACGTGCGCGAGATAAAGGCGGGCAACGAATGCGGGCTGAGCTTTGAAAAGTTCCAGGACTTCAAAGTCGGCGACGTGATCGAAGCCTACGAGATATTGAAAGAAAAGAAAGCGCTGGAATAGTGAAATTCGAAGGCGGAGGACTTGACAATCCATTCTGGATCGCGGCTGCGCGTCTGCTGATAGAGATCCCATACGCGGCGAGCCTCAAGGACAGGAGGCGTGTCGTGCGCTCTCTCACGGACGGCGCGCGCTGCAGATTCGCGGCCTCGGCGTCGGACTTAGGCCCCGATGGGACGCATAAGACGGCGGAGCTCGGCTTCGCTTTCTGCGGTTCTTCGTCCGCCGAACTGCGCGAAAGAATGGCAAATCTTAAAAAGTTCCTCTGCCAGAGGGAAGAAGAGGGAGAATTTGAAATAATGAGATTTTCCCCGGAGGTGTTCAGCCATGGCGACATATCGGATCGACAGGATAAATAAGGAATTCCTGCGCCTGATCTCCGAAATGCTGAGGACGCGCATAAAGAACGACGACGCGGCGAAGGCCGTGCTGACCAAGGTAACGGTCTCGCGCGATCTCAGCCATTCAAAGGTCTACTATACCGTTATAAAGGAAGAGGAGCGCGAGCCCGTGCAGAATGCGCTCGACGCGGCCGCGGCGCCTCTGCGCGCGATGCTCGGCAAGGAGCTCAAGCTGCGCACGATACCGGAGCTGCATTTTATCTATGACGATTCCGAAAGCAGGGCGCGCGCGATGGACGAGCTTCTCGATAGGGTGGCGGCGCTCGACATGCGGCAGGCGGCCGAAAGGAAGACGCAGCAGTGACGTCATACGGCGATAGCTTTGTCGAGGCTCTTGAAAAGCTGAAAAAACACGCCTCATGGGTCATCCTCTGCCACGAAAATCCAGACGGGGACACGCTCGGCTCCGCGTTTGCGCTTTACTCGCTCGGGCGCAGGGAGGGCAAAAAGGTGAGCATCTACTCGAAGGACGATAGGCCGGAGGTTTTTTCGTTTTTCGAATATTTTGACGAGTTGCGTTCGGCTGAAAAACTGCCCCCCGACGAAGTAAAGGGCGCATTGTTGGTCGCAGTCGACACGAGCACGGAAGAAAGATCGCTCGCAAATCTGCCTGAGCTGCTCGTTGCCTGCGCGGACAGCGTGAACATAGACCATCACGGCGACAACGCGCTCTACGCCGCGACGAACCTCGTCGCGCCTAAAGCGTCGGCGACCGCCGAGATAGTCACACGGCTGATGGAGGCTTACGGCGCGGGCATCACTCGCGGCGAGGCCGCCGCGCTTTATACGGCGCTCACGACGGACAACGGCAGCTTCCGCTACAACTCGACGTCCGTCGAAAGCCACCGCTGCGCGGAAATTTTGCTCACTGCCGGCGCCGTTCCCTCCGAGATAGACGATCGCATCCACGAGAACATGACGGAGGATGTGCTGCGCCTCTGGGGCGCGGCGCTGACGCGCACCGAGCTCTTCGCGGAGCGTCGCTGCGCCTTCTTCTGGCTGCGCGGCAGCGAAATATCGGCGGCGCGCGCGACGCCGAATTCTCTCGACGGGCTCGTAAACATGCTGATGCGCATCAAGGGCGTCAAGGTCGCGCTCTTACTCGCCGAAATAGGCGGTCGCAACAAGCTGAGCGTCAGGAGCCGCGCGCCTTACAGCGCGCGCGATATAACTGCGCGCTTCGGCGGCGGCGGTCACGTCGGCGCGGCAGGCGCCAAGGTGGACGGGGATTTTGACGGCGCGATAGCGAGGGTAAGGGAAGAGGCTGAAAAATATGTCCGTGTCGGGAATCCTGCCGGTAAATAAGCCGGAAGGGCTCAGAAGCACCGACTGCGTCCAGAAGATTCGCTCCATCCTCGGAAGAAGCCTCAAGGTCGGACACGGCGGAACGCTCGATTCTACGGCTTCCGGGCTCCTCGTGATCCTCGTCGGCCAGGCGACGCGCCTCTCGAACTTCGTGATGGAGCTGCCGAAGGTATACGAGGCCGAGGTCGCGCTCGGCCGCGGAACGACGACGGACGACGCGAGCGGCGAAACGACGGAGCGCGCTCCGTGGGGGCATGTGACGGATTCGGCGCTCGACTCGGCGCTCTGCGCCTTTTTCGGCTGGCGTATGCAGCGGCCGCCGGCCGTCTCGGCGGTGCACGTCGGAGGGGAGCGCGCGCACGCGATCGCGCGCAGCGGGCGCAGCGTGCTGCCGGAAGCGAAGCCCGTCTGCTTTCTCGACATAGCGCGCCTTACGCCGCTGGACGAAAACGGGCGTGTGCGCTTCCGCGTCAGCTGCCGCAGAGGTACCTACGTACGCAGCTTCGCCAGGGACTTGGGCGGGCTTTTGGGCACGGCGGCGCATCTGAGCGGACTGATTCGCCTTTCGAGCGGCCCCTTTAGCGCGGATAAGGCGAAGCCGGCCGCCGAGCTATTTGAGATGACGCGCGAAGAGCTCGCCGCCGAAATGATTCCGACGCCGGCCCTGCGCCGTATCTTCCCGAGCTACGAGGCCGACCGCGGAGCGTACGAAAAGCTTTCGCACGGGCAGAAAGTTTCGCTGCTCGGGCTGAAGCGCAGGCTGCCGCATCTTGCGCAGCCGCTGCGCGGCAGGGTCATAGTCGCGTCGGAGAAAATTTTTTCGGTCTGCGCCGAAGCACGGCGCGGGGGAAGCTGGGAGCTTGCTCCTGAAGTGAATATATTGATCGAAGGAGACGGGGAGTAATGATCTACGCTCTCGGCGCTTTTGACGGTTTCCATCTTGGACACAGGCGGCTTCTCGAAAGGGCGGCGCGGCGCGCCGCCGAAGGGGGAGCCGGCTGGGGCGTGATGACCTTCGAAGGGCACCCGAGGATGCTCTTAAACGGCGGCGATTTCAAAATGCTTTTTTCGCCGGAGGAGCGCGGCGTCATAGCGCGCAGCCTCGGTGTCCCGCGCATGGAAAGGATACCCTTCACGCGCGAATTCGCCTCTCTTTCGCCGGAGGGCTTCGCCGGCTTCATAGCGGAGCGCTACGGAATCGACGGGCTCGTCGTAGGCGAGAATTTCAGATTCGCGAAAAACCGCGCCGGCGATCCGCGCGTGCTCGCGGAGCTTTCCGCCGAGCGCGGCTGGTCGCTCGACGTGATGCCGTCGTACAGGATCGGCGGCTGCGTCGTCAGCAGCACCGAGACGCGCATCGCAGTTTCGTGCGGGCAGATGCGCCGCGCGGCGGAGCTTCTCGGCTACCCGTTCATGATAAGCGGAGAGGTCTCGCACGGCGACGAGAGGGGCAGAAAGATAGGCTTCCGCACAGCGAACATAGCGATGCGGAAAAACAAAGTATATCCTCCCTTCGGCGTATACGCGGCGCTTGTTTCCATCGACGGCGGCTGGCTGGCGGCGGCCCTCAACGTCGGCGACAACCCCACCTTCGGAGGCGACGCCGAGCCGCGCTGCGAGGCCCATATACTGGATTACGGCGGGGCCCTTTACGGAAAGACTCTGACTCTTTTCATAGTCAGCGAGATACGCGGCGAAATAAAATTCGCCTCCGCCCACGAACTCGCGGAGCAGATATCGCACGACGCGGCCGAATGTTCCATAGCCTGCCGCGGCTACCTGTCGCGCAACGAAGCCGCGATGCGTAAATTTGCCGCTCTTCTTTGACAGTATTAAAATGCTGTCGTATCATTACCAAGTTGTTTCACGTTTCATTCTTGAGGAGGAAGATTTCCCTTGCTGAGACTTATGCGTAACCACACCAAAATAATAATGATAATCGTGATACTCTTCTTCGTAGCCTCCTGTTTCGCGGGGTACGGGCTCTACGTGCGCGGGAACCGCGGGAGGCAGGAAGGAATGCGCGACTACGCGGTAGCGGAGGTCGGGGGAAAGACGGTCATGCGCTCCGAACTTGAAAAAGCCGCGCAGCAAATCTCAGAGCGGTACGGAAACAATGTGACCTCGGCCGACGCGCCGGGAATCAGAAAGGCCGCGCTCGACGGCATAGCTATCGAGGGAGAACTCGCAAAAGAAATATCCGACAGAAAAATAGAGGCGGCTAACGATGAAATAGACGCCGAGTACAAAAGGGCGATGGACAGCTACCCTACGCGCGAGGAGTTCGCCGAATACTTGAAGCGCAGCGGCCGCACGGAGCGGCAGATCAAAGAGGACATCAGAAAGCACATACAGATGCGCAAGCTTTTCGAGTCTCTGGAAAATGACATAAAGATCGACGACAAGGAGACGCGCGCGTTCTACGACGCGACGAAGCCCTTCCTATTCAAGCGTCCGGCCGGCTTTAACGTTAACATAGCGGCTTTCACCGACAAGGCGGCGGCGGAGGAAGCCCGAAAGGAGATAGCGGCGGGCGGCAAATGGGACGACGTCATCGCGAAGCACCGAGCGGCGCTGGAAATGGCGACTTCCTACGACAAGCCGATGCTGATGGCCGAGCAGATGCTGCAGAAGGAGCTGCCCGTGTTGAAGGACTATCCGATGAACAAGGTCACGCCTGTCGAAGACGCCGGAGCGAACCGCTCCTATATAGCGATAAAGCGCAGCAAAGAAGCGGAGCGCGTGCTCTCCTTCGACGAGGCGAGCGCGGATGCCGCGAGCGCGCTCAAGAATCAGAAAATGCAGCAGGCCCAGCAGAAGCTCTTCGGCGATCTGCTGGAGCGGGCGGACGTGAAGATATTAGACGAATCGATATTCCCGTCGAATAGGGCGGAAGGCTCCGCGGCCTCGGCCGATAAAGTCGATTGACAAAAACATTTTGCGAAAAAGGGGCCGTTCACGGCTCCTTTCGTTTATAGGGCGGCGGTTGAAATGAACGTTGAAGAGATATTCGAGCGGTACGAAAAATTGTTGAAAGAGAGCGGTGTGAAAGAGGCTGGCATATACCTTGAGAGCCGCGCGCGCGAGGCGGAAAAGGAAGCGCCCTTGGCGGCCGCGTCGTGCTGGAACGAGCTCACCGGCTACTGGCGCGC
Above is a genomic segment from Synergistes jonesii containing:
- the infB gene encoding translation initiation factor IF-2 → MSKIRVYDLAKMLEKSSGEMVEILKNLNVEIKSHMSSIEEELVPMVESFLKEEKEAAAKPAVEEAPAYPIVYVHEGASVADVAALAGERPGSAVKVLMMGGLMMPASTAVDERALRILGRTFKKNFVFGEAEEKEAEEPAAAAGVEAEAVVKEQLKARPQGGKKAKEKGKKKKRLSEGEAPRPPIVTVMGHVDHGKTTLLDNIRKTHVTEREAGGITQHIGASRVDYNGNTIVFLDTPGHEAFTAMRARGAQVTDIAILVVAADDGIKPQTIEAMNHAKAAGVPIVVAVNKIDKPEAKPERVRQQLSDYGLVPEEWGGDTIMVDVAAKKGTNVDELLEMLLLVAEMQELKADPNAAPSGTVIEANLDKGKGPVATVIVQEGTLRRGDIIHTGSAWGKIRAMIDDKGNTVSEAGPSMPVEILGLESVPQPGEKFTTLSTEREARDLISQSEFERRETDFGKAKRLTLEELYEKMQTEEIPQLRIVLKTDVQGSLEALHSSLMKMSTDSVSINVVHEGVGRISESDVMLASASNAIIIGFNVRPDGNAKRVAENEGVQIRLYQVIYDMLDDVKAAMEGMLAPELREHTLGQAEIREIFRVPKVGNIAGCRVTEGLVRRSAKVRLIRDGVVFWSGDLSSLKHFKDDVREIKAGNECGLSFEKFQDFKVGDVIEAYEILKEKKALE
- a CDS encoding pseudouridine-5'-phosphate glycosidase — translated: MAINKEGRPSFLVESCLLAFGLPSVGEVELAREWEAAGSGDALICWLEDGEIVVGTIERFLSFRSGAPRYKFSSDSLERALKDRLSGALTASATMEACRRFSVSCAVSCGIGGIGDVKGEEVCSDLSMIRDSGVVLICTSPKDMLDIEATVGWLLREGVRVLGDGGDVCTGYVFNGRPVRLSGSWRGGDLRPPLLLLRGIAADKRMQDEEILKRAVCEAKEAERRGGYFHPAANAALDRLSGGYSSRLQLASLLDNIRFAAKLELNL
- the truB gene encoding tRNA pseudouridine(55) synthase TruB — encoded protein: MSVSGILPVNKPEGLRSTDCVQKIRSILGRSLKVGHGGTLDSTASGLLVILVGQATRLSNFVMELPKVYEAEVALGRGTTTDDASGETTERAPWGHVTDSALDSALCAFFGWRMQRPPAVSAVHVGGERAHAIARSGRSVLPEAKPVCFLDIARLTPLDENGRVRFRVSCRRGTYVRSFARDLGGLLGTAAHLSGLIRLSSGPFSADKAKPAAELFEMTREELAAEMIPTPALRRIFPSYEADRGAYEKLSHGQKVSLLGLKRRLPHLAQPLRGRVIVASEKIFSVCAEARRGGSWELAPEVNILIEGDGE
- the rbfA gene encoding 30S ribosome-binding factor RbfA translates to MATYRIDRINKEFLRLISEMLRTRIKNDDAAKAVLTKVTVSRDLSHSKVYYTVIKEEEREPVQNALDAAAAPLRAMLGKELKLRTIPELHFIYDDSESRARAMDELLDRVAALDMRQAAERKTQQ
- a CDS encoding ABC transporter ATP-binding protein → MEEKTPILSVKDLVVNYGAIQALKGASLDVYRGEIVAVIGANGAGKSTMMNAIMGAVPRASGEILLDGRPLPSKSYLVVKDGVSLSPEGRKVFAPLTVLENLDMGAFPLSDRAGIEKQKEEVFDLFPRLLERKDQYAGTLSGGEQQMLAIGRALMAKPRVLLLDEPSLGLAPIIINEIFKELTQVNRQLGMTILIVEQNAKKALQLSQRAYVIQTGRIVMEGRSEELLHDPEIEAAYLGGKKK
- a CDS encoding ribosome maturation factor RimP, with the translated sequence MEKGLYDGVKEELRARVEALGYECAGVELVSEAGADILRVYLEMPGGVDTGDCETVSRELSAYLDTIEDKLPEHYLLEISSPGIERSLFNAADYVRFAGKAAKIYLRKRGESAEGILGGITPEDEIMIETSDGQRKIPIGEIKRAHLICAPQKGQKKSFRKIPKKKK
- a CDS encoding DUF503 domain-containing protein; this encodes MKFEGGGLDNPFWIAAARLLIEIPYAASLKDRRRVVRSLTDGARCRFAASASDLGPDGTHKTAELGFAFCGSSSAELRERMANLKKFLCQREEEGEFEIMRFSPEVFSHGDISDRQDK
- the nusA gene encoding transcription termination factor NusA — protein: MKLGNDFKRVLRQIEEEKGLSEEIIVSSLEMAMVSAYKKFKGGNHQTEVYIDIENGEFTLYEVYEVVEEVSNPDAELTLEEAKRRGYSDVEVGDFIHVEVFPEDFGRIAAQTARQVIIQKLKDAERQVVYEQFADKIGNVIAGTIFKAEGDQILIRLNDKTEAIMPKEEKILGEKYITGSLKKFYLLDVRQTTRGPRIIVSRTHPGLLRRLLEVQVPEIKDGIVEIRNIVREAGTRAKIAVSSLDVNVEPLGACVGKQGQRIRAISDELVGERIDIIVYNSDPLKYITNALSPAKIVRIEPLLDQDRSVTVYVRPDQLSLAIGKTGQNVRLAARLTGWKIDIKVKEEEKLPTMKDLFMDISDIEADKPTAVDLFEDLPKEGPKKKKGRKK
- a CDS encoding SurA N-terminal domain-containing protein codes for the protein MLRLMRNHTKIIMIIVILFFVASCFAGYGLYVRGNRGRQEGMRDYAVAEVGGKTVMRSELEKAAQQISERYGNNVTSADAPGIRKAALDGIAIEGELAKEISDRKIEAANDEIDAEYKRAMDSYPTREEFAEYLKRSGRTERQIKEDIRKHIQMRKLFESLENDIKIDDKETRAFYDATKPFLFKRPAGFNVNIAAFTDKAAAEEARKEIAAGGKWDDVIAKHRAALEMATSYDKPMLMAEQMLQKELPVLKDYPMNKVTPVEDAGANRSYIAIKRSKEAERVLSFDEASADAASALKNQKMQQAQQKLFGDLLERADVKILDESIFPSNRAEGSAASADKVD
- the rnpM gene encoding RNase P modulator RnpM, which codes for MAKLDHAQTAKKRRPRTCVGCGEESPKRELLRVVRGTDGAVRYDSTGKANGRGAYVCARRQCVEAAKKKKSFSRALKAEVPDDLFDALLERCCEDG
- a CDS encoding DHH family phosphoesterase, encoding MTSYGDSFVEALEKLKKHASWVILCHENPDGDTLGSAFALYSLGRREGKKVSIYSKDDRPEVFSFFEYFDELRSAEKLPPDEVKGALLVAVDTSTEERSLANLPELLVACADSVNIDHHGDNALYAATNLVAPKASATAEIVTRLMEAYGAGITRGEAAALYTALTTDNGSFRYNSTSVESHRCAEILLTAGAVPSEIDDRIHENMTEDVLRLWGAALTRTELFAERRCAFFWLRGSEISAARATPNSLDGLVNMLMRIKGVKVALLLAEIGGRNKLSVRSRAPYSARDITARFGGGGHVGAAGAKVDGDFDGAIARVREEAEKYVRVGNPAGK
- the ribF gene encoding riboflavin biosynthesis protein RibF, coding for MIYALGAFDGFHLGHRRLLERAARRAAEGGAGWGVMTFEGHPRMLLNGGDFKMLFSPEERGVIARSLGVPRMERIPFTREFASLSPEGFAGFIAERYGIDGLVVGENFRFAKNRAGDPRVLAELSAERGWSLDVMPSYRIGGCVVSSTETRIAVSCGQMRRAAELLGYPFMISGEVSHGDERGRKIGFRTANIAMRKNKVYPPFGVYAALVSIDGGWLAAALNVGDNPTFGGDAEPRCEAHILDYGGALYGKTLTLFIVSEIRGEIKFASAHELAEQISHDAAECSIACRGYLSRNEAAMRKFAALL